Within Mytilus edulis chromosome 10, xbMytEdul2.2, whole genome shotgun sequence, the genomic segment gtgacgctcgaaaccaAAAATGTtgaaagggccaaataaagtacgaagttgaagagcattgaagaccaaaattcctaaaagttttgctacCTATATAACAGATTCATATTACTTTTGTAATTCTCAATGAAGAAAAGTTTAAGActattaaaattcaaaacaacaattaacacagaaaaaaatacaatcataTAACATGACTAATTCAGTAATTTCTTCAACGTACACATAACTGTTAAAAATAACATTGTTATGAATGAACACATTAGTTGGTTAGGTGTTTTCAGCTAGTAATAAAAAGTAAGTACAATATGTatacctatacatgctatatatgaAATCATATGTTCTGTAAATGCTATCTAATCATTGCTAATTAACATACTTTTATTCACAAATCTTAAGCTATTTGTACCTTTAATAAAATAGACATAGCAGAAACAATCTCTTTTCTTACATGGAATATAATAATATTTCCATTTGATAGATTAACTCAGCAAGTATTCCACAATATTTGGggcttttaaatttgtttttaggtTTTCTTTGATATGTTTAAACAACTTCAGTTCCCACATGCACCTTGGTTATCATAGTTATGGAGAATTAGATATCTATTTCTAAGTTTTATCAATTTCATATATAATTCTATAATAATAAATTGTGTATTGCAGACTGATTCATTATGTTTTGGTTTTTGGTAAAACAATTAAGTACATAAAAAATTATAACAGGTATTGTCTATGAATCTGTGATATTTATAACAGTCATCCAAAGTTTGTTTCCTTACAAACGCTTAACAAGGTTTATTTAAAATGGGAGAAAAAATAACAACTTCTGTCTCATCTATATCAAACAATAGTCATGATTATCAAAAAAAGGTTCTGCCCGACAGTTCACATTCTTTAAGAAAGTCCCAGTCAGTGTTACATATTATTTAGATTTTACTTCACTATGTGttcaaataaatttataaagatatataaataagaaaaacaaactaGCATCATGACTGAGTGACCATATCTTGAATAAAAGTGATACAGAGTCTCTTTCAGCATTGCCAGATAATATGAAATTAGTGAAGTATACTTCAACTTATCATTATTAAGATAAACTAAGATGAAATACTTCAGTATAAATAAGATATTAAATAGAAGAATAATTCAACCTTAAATGTGGTTACCTCCACGTCTCAAAATTACATATCTAATTACAGGTGTTTGCTCTATAGTGTATTTTTTAACAGTCTGTTTATGTACCAACTTTCACCCTTGTTTTATTCTCTTTTACTTTCTCTAAACTCAGTACTATGACTTGTTTGTCTTTGGCTAGTACGTGTGTCACCTTGATATTGTAAATCTGATTTTTTAATGAGTCTTTTGTCTGAAGATATACttctactttttatttttttagttttagaacTTTCATCATCATGAAGTGAAATACATCTATGAAGTTTTCTTAATTCATCTACAGTCCTTTGTTTACTTATTTCATTACTTCTTTCATCAAATcttttttctttatcatgtttatcatctTTTGTTCTCTCTGAGTCAAGTACAATACTTCTgcttttatgtttatgttttagtTCTTTAACTTCAGACCTTTTCTcctttttgtcttccttgtgccTAACACCATGTTTTTTGTCAGAGGGttttatttttggaattttatatCCTTGCTTCAAGCCCTGGTGACAACTTTCAGATTCATCAAGATGCTTGAGATCTAAATGAAGCAATTCAACTGTTTTATTAgttacattttcaatagaatctGTACCGACTGTTGTAGTGTCTTTATTATAAATATCTAATCTATTATTTTCAGTATCAGTGCTACTTTCAGAACTTTCCTGCTTGTTATGAGCCTGTTTTTCATAGTCAACTACTCTGGGTGCAATGTTTATAGATACATGACCTCTTCGAGATGCACAATAAGATTCATCATAAGTTTGAGAATCACTTACACTTTCTGATGCATCACTTGTATGCATTTCATCTATATTTATGTCATCACCAGAATTTTGTCTTTGTACTCCCTCTTTTTGTATTTCACAATGTTCAATTGTAATATTAGTTTCACCATGTTTTGGCTGTCTATGCCAAATTCTCATTCTAGCACAAGAACAGGCTAACATAGATTCTGAAACTTGTCTCAACTGATCACTTTGTTTCTCATAACAATTATCTTCATCAAGGTTTTCAATGTCCACTATATCTATATCAATATCCTCATCACTCTCTTGACTTGTACGAGAATCTTTTATGACATTTGTGTCTTCTGGTGTTACTAATGCTTTCAGGTAAGATATATCTGAGGTATTTGTATCTTTTGAATATGTTTTGAGTTCCTTATATTCAATATCTGTCCTTGCAATAATAGATTTGATTTCAGGGATCATATCGTGCTTTTCTTCACAGATTCCTTTTTCAATGTCTTTTTCTTTCCATacagttttatgattttgaatgttgtccatgaaattttcatttatttgtttccCATCTTGAATTTCTTCTGTACTAGATGTggctttttctttaatttcaacaTCTGAATACATATCTCTATTTTTCCTTGATCCTTTCTCTGTTGTGGTTGAAGATTTTCGTCTATGTCTCTGTTTTGCCTTCgattttcttatattttcattAGAATCTGAAactatttctttttcatttccaTTCAGATGCAAATCCTCTTTATTTGCAGAAATGTgaggtttacttttaaaataactaTCTGATTCAACAATTACATTTTTCTTAGTACCCGTAATTTCCTTAATTTCAAAATTCCTCTTTAAGGACAGTTcattatcatcttgaatatttcCAAATTCCTTTTCGTTGTCTGACTGATATTGCTTATGATCATGTTTCTCTTTCGATGTTTTCTCATGTTCAAATACATCTTCATGCATTTCATGGTCCTCTATAtcaaactgtttatattttttatgcaCAGAATCAGATTTCAAATGAGCTAAACTTTCAGCAGTATCTTTTCCCCTGAATTTTATTCTTTCATCCTTTGAGTCTATTTGTAAAGCACTATATGAATTCTCTTTTTTGTGAACTTGAATATCTTCTACTTCATTTAAATCACTGCTATGTTTATAGCTCAACTGTACACTGTTTCCCTGAGAACTACATTTGCCTCCTGGTTGTAAAGAATCATGCTTTAATACACTTTGGTCTTTTTCATGTAGTATGTCATTAGCACTTTTTGgttgtattttatcatttattgcaTGTTCATTTCTGATTGTAAATTGAAGTTTATGTTTTTCTCCCTCCATGGATTTCCTTCTTTTCCTAGCTGTATTTGAATGGCTATCAGACTGTTCTTTACTGTCATATTTGTCACTAGATTTTTGTAATTCATCAGTATTTTTCTTCCTCCGTTCCTCGGTTTTTGAACTTTTGTCTTCATACTTATGTTTATTAATATGTTTGTCTTCGATGTTACTCCTACTGATATACTTCTTTTCACCTCTTTTATCATCTCTATGTTTCTCACTTTTCtttttgtcgttttcatttttaagttcattatgtTTACTTGTGCTGTTTCCTCTTATTCTACTTCTATCATCAGAATGTTTTCCATCTTTTCTTTTTTCCTCTTTCATGTCTTTTTCATGACTTAATTTATcacattttgtcttttttttatccttcaaGTTTGTTTCATCCTTCTTACTAAAACGTTCTTTTCTGTCATTAAGCACTTTGACATTTCGCTCCCTATCATTGCATTTGGAATATTCACTCTGATTATGAATGCTCAATCTTGATTCTGTTATTTTTTTCCCGCTTGTTGATTTCTCTTCTGTATGTTTCTCATCTTTGTGACTGGTTGAAACACGTCTTTTCCTATCCCTAACACCAGAAACAAGTTTATCATCTTTGTGACTTGTAGAATCACGTCTTTTTCTATCCCTAACACCAGAATCAAGTTTATCTCTTGACAGGTGGTGTTGTGTTTCATCCGGTTGATCATTTCTGCATTTCATTTCATCCTTTactttgtttttatctttaacaTTAAATTTTTCCTTATTACATTCTTTTATTTCATCTTCTGAATCGCTTGTTATTTCCCCTTCCTCTATGTCGTCTTCGTCAGCTTTAAGTGTTTTATTAGCACTTGTTTCTTGAATTGTATCTTGGCTTTCTTGTATATTTTTCATACTATCAGGGTTTAAAACTTGgctttcttgtttattttttttaccttcaaGGTTTGAAACAGCATCACTTACATTACTTCCTATTTTTGTTGTAGAGTTTATAAGGTCTATGTTATTAACTTCATTTGGTAATTCAATGTTGGTATCACAAAGAGTTTCCTTTACTAGCACTTTAACCTTGTCAGATACCTCATTGTCAGTTTTCTCAATATCATGTAAAGTTTTACATTTCTCATCATCTCTCACATTATTCTCTGTGGTTTTTTGCTCTTCATCTGGGTTTTGGCATTTTTCGTTTTCTTCTGTTGTTACCAAATGGTTCTTGGTTGAATGTGATGTGTTATCTAGAACATTTGAATCATCACACTTTTTTTCTAATAGGTTGCAATTTTTTGAAGATTCATTATCATTAGTAAGCACTTGATCCATAtcagatgttttatttttagaataaacaCGTTGAGAGTTTGTCTCAGTCACAAAAAAATCATCAAGAGGATTGAAACTTATATCCAGAACACTTTCTGTAGTAGAGGTGACTGATCTAAAAGTATCAAGATTAGAAATGTTTTGGACCTTTTCAACATTATTAGTATTTGTAACCACTTGAATATCATCTATGATATTATTATCTTGCTGAGGAGAAATGGTTTCCTTAATGTTGCGCTTTCTTCCTTCACTCCTgctttcttctttcttttctaACTCATTGCTTACATCACTTTTCCTTTTCTTATCTTTGTCACGTTTCTTTTGCTTTTTATGTTTAtgtgttttttctgtaatttgtGGTGACATTTTCTTACTTTCTTTATAACTGTCAGGTTTTTTAACATAATCTTCCAAATCTTTGTTTAGAAATGAATCATGCCTGGTTTTAGAACTTGTAGTTGTTCCATCACTATTAACTTCAGCAGAATCATTACTGATTCCTTTTTTCAAAACACTAGcgtttttatcattttctttatctttttcaaTTATACGAgatgatttattttcaattttgatgtcAGATTCTTTTTTATCATCTTTTCCTTTATCCAATGTTCTAGATTTTAAGTCATCATGTCTATATGGGCTAATTGTTTTATCTTTGTGGCAAATATTTTGGTTCTTTGTGCAGGAATCATTAACCTCTGAAACACTATTTTCATTTAATGCTTGTTCAGAATTTTTACTGGATAAATTAACATGGTCTTCAATCATATCTGGATGTATTTCACTATCAGATTCTTCTATCTGTGGATTTAATTGAGCTAACATTTCAATTTCCTTCAGGAGTGCCTCCCTGTCTTTTTGAAGGTCAAATAAATGTTCAGTATCCAATTCATtatcatcttcatcatcaataTATTCATCATTCTGATCAGCCTTTTGTTCCTTTCTTCgttttatatttttctctttAGTATTCTCCTTCTTTAAGAATTCATGTTTTTTATCTTTCTCAGTGTGTTTTTGGCGAGATGACTCTTTCTTTGAAAGTTTTAGTGATTTACTTTTATCTAAATGTTTAGATGAATGACTAAGATCTCTATCAATTGATTTGTGTTTAGAAGTAATTACAACACATGATTTTAATTTTGGAGAGCTTTCTACTTCTAAAACCTTGTCATCATTTCTACTGCTCTTTGGTTTCACatatttattttgacttttgtcTTTCTTGTCAGATCTTTTTTCGGGTGTGATTGTTCTATAGTTCATAGCATTCCATTCATCAAAATCCTCGTTTTTACTTTTATCAGATGTTAACTTACTTTCTTTTTCATACTGTTTTTTACCATCAGATGATTTCTTCACTGGTGAACTTTTCAAACTATTTCCAAGGTTTTTATCCTTACTGCTTAAATTTTTGGATTCAGTTTTATTCTTGTCTTCCATTATTTCTTTACTTAAACTTCTGGAATGCTTACCTTGCGTAATGTTCAATTCATTGATGTCTTTTCCAACTGTTGTATTAGTTGTAGAGGTAGATTTAGGTTTTTCCGTTTTTGGACTTCTTTGAAGTTTATGTGGTGATATTGAAACAGACTTATCCTTTTTCTCAAAAACCTTTTCCGAAGAAGCAATTGATGTAGATTCTGGGTTCTCATTTTTCTGACTTCTTTGAAGTTGATCTTGGGATATCAACAAAGACTTATCCTTGTTCTCAATAGCATTTTCTGTAGAATTAGAAGTTGAGGTAGATTTAGATTTCTcatttttttgacttttttgaagTTTATCTGGGGATCTGGAAACTGACTTTTTCTCAATAAACTTATCTTCctgatttttgttgtttaattCCCCTTTATCACTATCAGTGATCTTTTTGGGTGATTTCTTCATAGAATATGACTTTTCAGGTGTTTCCCGTAATTTTCTTTGTTTCAAATCACTGTCTGATTCTTCAtctgaataattccgttttcttGATGGGAGTCTGTCCCTCCTTGAATGACGTTCACGAGGACTTTTACTTTGTTGTTTTGAATAACTTTCTCTACTTTCACTCCTATTTCGTCTGCTGTTATTTGATGAAGACTCATATTTCATTCTTGGAGATCTTTCAAATCTCCTTGGTGATCTCTCATCAATTTTCCTAACCCTCTTAATGGAAGGTGAATCAACTCTTAATGGTCTCTTATCTGGAGTTGAGGATCTGTCCTTTGAGTTATGTGAGCTTTGCTTAGTTTCCTTTTCTTTTGATTGTGATTTTGATTTTCTATTCTTATCATATTCATACTGACTTTCCCTCTCTGAATGTTTGGTATCATGTTCTATCACCTTATCTCTTTTAAGATTTGATTTTGAAGACACATGTTTCATTAAATCACCAGACTTTCTACGAAGATCCTTTTTACTCTTTTGCAATAAACGTCTAGCAGTGTCCTGCTTACTTGAGTGAGGTACTACAGAAGACCCTCTGGCTAATCTTTGATCTGTATCATGCCTTCTACTCCTCTCATTACTAGCCCTTAATCTTTCATTTCTAGCATTTTCATATCTGTATTTCTTTGAATCGCTCTTAACAAGATTTTCCATTTCTGTGCTATGTTTTCGTTTGCGTGACTGTTTGAGATCATTTTCAATGTTCTCCTTATCATCGAAGTGATACAGATCTGGAATACCACCCTCTGCGGCAGTATTATCTTTTCTACTGCTACCATGTAAAGGAGGTTGTATATCCATACTTTGTCTTTCACTGTCACTTGGGCTATTGCTACTTTCCCGCCTTTGTCTGAAATTTTGATGATGCATTCTCTTTCTGAATAAGGACACCCCATCATTTCCTTCACTTCTCCTGAAAATAGACAAATGTCAAAACTATGGGACAGGAAAAATGAACAAACTTAAGCATACGAAAAATGAATGAACTAGATAATGAAATTAGAAGATGAGATTTATGATAAATATGTATGTATCTAAATCATCATAACAATATTCCTCCCTTTCATTTAAGCACCAGGACAAATTATagtatacaaaataaatcaaatcaaactcTGAACATTCAGTTGcagaatagattttttttaaatctacatcATTTGGTAAAGTTGCTATAAAATATAGAACCAATGCACTAGAGATATATGTGTTGTTGGACTATGGATGTTTTTCCCACATTTTATTCATGTAAATCTGCAATAACTGACTGAACAATGTACAGAATATATCATACTACATTTTGTTCTATGTTCATTTACATGATTTTGTGTTTCATTTCTTCATGAAAATTTTAGAgagataaaaaaatatgtttagaaaATTTGAAGAAGTCAAATTGTTACTTTGCATCAAAAAGTTATCCTACCAGGTTTTGAATATCAAAATGAATTTACTGGTTTCCTGATATTCTCTCTATAATTTTACCACTTTGATTGGACAATTAGGTTTCTTTTCAGGAATTTTTTGTAAATATCACGGGGAAAGTTTGAAATGGGATTCACTGCAAATGGACAATCAAGATGAAAGAATATATTTGCCCAGCCCAAATTGTGGTTGCATGCGACAACTGTTAAGTTGAGTCCCTGCATTGTATATGAGTTTTATAATATTTGCATGCGGCAAACTTAAGAGTgctgaaacaaaaaaatattcaattttccaagttataaatgggcataactctagaacgcaCTGCCTGATTTTGAAACTCTATTGTGCAAGTCTCTGTTCTAAGCTCAGAGTATACTGatcataactagaggctctgCACAGCGCAGCTTGATACAACCgtagaggtccaaccctgaacagttggggcaagtatggacacaacattcaagcttgatacagctccgaatttggattgtgattaaatagttgacacagaataggtttttgacacagaatCAAGGTGgtctaaaaactttaaaaatttaaatggacatttacctattatgctccaatatccaaaatctgtatacatggtaagattcagcatatcaaagaaccctaagaattcaatttttgatgaaatcaaataaagttcaattttggaccctttattTAGAActcaatgtagaccaatttgataaaggggcccaaatatcaaaaatctaaatacatggttagattcagcatatcaaagaaaccccatatacatgatatatattcattttttgttgaaatcaaacaaagtttaattttggaccctgatctggaccaacttgaaaactgggcccataatcaaaaatttacatgtttacattcagcatatcaaagaaccacatgaattcattttttgtaaaaatcaatctaagtttaattttagacctttggaccttaatgaagaacaatttgaaaacaggaccaaatattaagaatttaaatacatggttagattcgacacatcaaagaacccaaataattcaatttttattaaatcaaacaaaatttaattttggacccttttggcccctaattcctaaactgttgagaacaaaactcccaaaatcaatcccaaccttctttttgtggtcataaaccttgtgtttaaatttcatagatttctatttacttatgctaaagtaattgtgcaaaaaccaagaaaaatgatGATTTGTgcacctttttggcccctaattccttaactgtagGGATCAACCCCCCTAAAATCAATCTTAACCTTCCTTTAGAGGTTATAAAcctgtgttaaaattttaatgatttctattcacttatactagaGTTATTATCCGAAAACCATCCTTCTTTGTACTAAGCTGACGACGACGACATG encodes:
- the LOC139490694 gene encoding dentin sialophosphoprotein-like is translated as MDIEEESSNCGILDLYGDLITDENIQKHEDFEELDKNYKEALDRITSLEKDLDESRNTEMELKKKIETLEKNSSALLITARAELQRKDRELASLRRSEGNDGVSLFRKRMHHQNFRQRRESSNSPSDSERQSMDIQPPLHGSSRKDNTAAEGGIPDLYHFDDKENIENDLKQSRKRKHSTEMENLVKSDSKKYRYENARNERLRASNERSRRHDTDQRLARGSSVVPHSSKQDTARRLLQKSKKDLRRKSGDLMKHVSSKSNLKRDKVIEHDTKHSERESQYEYDKNRKSKSQSKEKETKQSSHNSKDRSSTPDKRPLRVDSPSIKRVRKIDERSPRRFERSPRMKYESSSNNSRRNRSESRESYSKQQSKSPRERHSRRDRLPSRKRNYSDEESDSDLKQRKLRETPEKSYSMKKSPKKITDSDKGELNNKNQEDKFIEKKSVSRSPDKLQKSQKNEKSKSTSTSNSTENAIENKDKSLLISQDQLQRSQKNENPESTSIASSEKVFEKKDKSVSISPHKLQRSPKTEKPKSTSTTNTTVGKDINELNITQGKHSRSLSKEIMEDKNKTESKNLSSKDKNLGNSLKSSPVKKSSDGKKQYEKESKLTSDKSKNEDFDEWNAMNYRTITPEKRSDKKDKSQNKYVKPKSSRNDDKVLEVESSPKLKSCVVITSKHKSIDRDLSHSSKHLDKSKSLKLSKKESSRQKHTEKDKKHEFLKKENTKEKNIKRRKEQKADQNDEYIDDEDDNELDTEHLFDLQKDREALLKEIEMLAQLNPQIEESDSEIHPDMIEDHVNLSSKNSEQALNENSVSEVNDSCTKNQNICHKDKTISPYRHDDLKSRTLDKGKDDKKESDIKIENKSSRIIEKDKENDKNASVLKKGISNDSAEVNSDGTTTSSKTRHDSFLNKDLEDYVKKPDSYKESKKMSPQITEKTHKHKKQKKRDKDKKRKSDVSNELEKKEESRSEGRKRNIKETISPQQDNNIIDDIQVVTNTNNVEKVQNISNLDTFRSVTSTTESVLDISFNPLDDFFVTETNSQRVYSKNKTSDMDQVLTNDNESSKNCNLLEKKCDDSNVLDNTSHSTKNHLVTTEENEKCQNPDEEQKTTENNVRDDEKCKTLHDIEKTDNEVSDKVKVLVKETLCDTNIELPNEVNNIDLINSTTKIGSNVSDAVSNLEGKKNKQESQVLNPDSMKNIQESQDTIQETSANKTLKADEDDIEEGEITSDSEDEIKECNKEKFNVKDKNKVKDEMKCRNDQPDETQHHLSRDKLDSGVRDRKRRDSTSHKDDKLVSGVRDRKRRVSTSHKDEKHTEEKSTSGKKITESRLSIHNQSEYSKCNDRERNVKVLNDRKERFSKKDETNLKDKKKTKCDKLSHEKDMKEEKRKDGKHSDDRSRIRGNSTSKHNELKNENDKKKSEKHRDDKRGEKKYISRSNIEDKHINKHKYEDKSSKTEERRKKNTDELQKSSDKYDSKEQSDSHSNTARKRRKSMEGEKHKLQFTIRNEHAINDKIQPKSANDILHEKDQSVLKHDSLQPGGKCSSQGNSVQLSYKHSSDLNEVEDIQVHKKENSYSALQIDSKDERIKFRGKDTAESLAHLKSDSVHKKYKQFDIEDHEMHEDVFEHEKTSKEKHDHKQYQSDNEKEFGNIQDDNELSLKRNFEIKEITGTKKNVIVESDSYFKSKPHISANKEDLHLNGNEKEIVSDSNENIRKSKAKQRHRRKSSTTTEKGSRKNRDMYSDVEIKEKATSSTEEIQDGKQINENFMDNIQNHKTVWKEKDIEKGICEEKHDMIPEIKSIIARTDIEYKELKTYSKDTNTSDISYLKALVTPEDTNVIKDSRTSQESDEDIDIDIVDIENLDEDNCYEKQSDQLRQVSESMLACSCARMRIWHRQPKHGETNITIEHCEIQKEGVQRQNSGDDINIDEMHTSDASESVSDSQTYDESYCASRRGHVSINIAPRVVDYEKQAHNKQESSESSTDTENNRLDIYNKDTTTVGTDSIENVTNKTVELLHLDLKHLDESESCHQGLKQGYKIPKIKPSDKKHGVRHKEDKKEKRSEVKELKHKHKSRSIVLDSERTKDDKHDKEKRFDERSNEISKQRTVDELRKLHRCISLHDDESSKTKKIKSRSISSDKRLIKKSDLQYQGDTRTSQRQTSHSTEFRESKRE